A genomic segment from Dietzia psychralcaliphila encodes:
- the pdxH gene encoding pyridoxamine 5'-phosphate oxidase — MEDPVLEPADFDTMRVGYGLHTSLDVTDLHEDWLPLFASWLDEAGRRGVREPNAMVLGTVGADRRPSTRTVLCKGADERGLTFFTTTSSRKGAQLAESGYASATFPWLVVERQIHVEGECRPLDRADSLAYWRTRPRGSQVAAWASEQSQPVETVEELSALYAIAEERLSDVEEIPMPDRWGGYRLRPDRVEFWQGGRDRFHDRVECLRGEEGWTVRRLQP; from the coding sequence ATGGAGGATCCCGTACTCGAACCGGCCGACTTCGACACGATGCGGGTCGGTTACGGCCTGCACACCAGCCTGGACGTGACCGATCTGCACGAGGACTGGCTACCGCTGTTCGCCTCGTGGCTCGACGAGGCCGGGCGCCGGGGGGTGCGCGAGCCCAACGCGATGGTGCTCGGCACCGTCGGTGCCGACCGTCGGCCGTCGACGCGGACGGTCCTGTGCAAGGGCGCGGACGAACGGGGCCTGACCTTCTTCACGACGACGAGCTCGCGCAAGGGCGCGCAGTTGGCGGAGTCCGGTTACGCATCGGCCACGTTCCCGTGGTTGGTGGTGGAGCGACAGATCCACGTCGAGGGCGAGTGCCGACCGCTGGACCGGGCGGACAGCCTCGCCTACTGGCGCACGCGCCCCCGGGGGTCCCAGGTGGCGGCGTGGGCGTCGGAGCAGTCGCAGCCGGTGGAGACCGTCGAGGAGTTGAGCGCGCTCTACGCGATCGCGGAGGAACGCCTGTCGGACGTCGAGGAGATCCCGATGCCCGACAGGTGGGGTGGGTACCGCCTCCGTCCGGACCGGGTCGAGTTCTGGCAGGGCGGCCGGGACCGGTTCCACGACCGGGTCGAGTGCCTTCGGGGAGAAGAAGGGTGGACGGTCCGACGACTGCAGCCCTGA
- a CDS encoding propionyl-CoA synthetase: MSNSPTSSTYADAHRLSIADPDAFWLEVAGGIDWTTPPTTAVDGSRPPFYRWFPDGELNTSYNCIDRHVEAGRGDQAAFIYDSAVTGVKETITYSQLLAQVEAFAGALAAEGVGRGDRVVIYMPMVPRAAVAMLACARLGAVHSVVFGGFAAPELAIRIDDARPKVVVTSPGGIEPTRKVPYFPMVAKALGLTRHAPGAVIVAGRPDQFPDETFPETPGTTWTDWDEAVASSEPAAPVPVTATDPLYILYTSGTTGLPKGVVRDNGGHAVALAWSMWNVYGVRPGEVWWTASDVGWVVGHSYIVYGPLLVGATSIIYEGKPVGTPDAGAFWRVISDHRAVALFTAPTAIRAIRKVDPEGGEVGKYDLSSMRTLFCAGERLDPDTYRWATDTLGTPVVDNWWQTETGWPIASNLRGLDPMPIKAGSPTVPVPGYDLHVLDSQGTPLPAGEEGNLAIRLPMAPGTLSGLWDDDERFVSSYMSVFEGYYSTGDGGYLDEDGYVYVMGRTDDVINVAGHRLSTGSMEAVIATHPAVAEAAVIGVKDELKGQRPVGYVVLKSGQVRDPEELRAELVAMVREEIGAVATFRDCTVVQGLPKTRSGKILRKTMRQIADGQENVTVPSTIEDPGVLDDLAPLLRQQE; encoded by the coding sequence ATGTCGAATTCCCCGACCTCGTCGACCTACGCCGACGCGCACAGGCTCTCGATCGCCGACCCCGACGCCTTCTGGCTCGAGGTGGCCGGGGGGATCGACTGGACCACACCCCCCACGACCGCGGTCGACGGCTCACGACCGCCCTTCTACCGCTGGTTTCCCGACGGCGAACTCAACACGTCCTACAACTGCATAGACCGCCACGTCGAGGCGGGACGTGGGGATCAGGCGGCGTTCATCTACGACTCGGCGGTGACCGGGGTCAAGGAGACCATCACCTACTCCCAACTCCTCGCGCAGGTCGAGGCGTTCGCCGGTGCGCTCGCAGCCGAGGGGGTGGGGCGCGGGGACCGGGTCGTCATCTACATGCCGATGGTCCCGCGTGCGGCGGTGGCGATGCTCGCGTGCGCCCGGCTCGGTGCCGTGCACTCCGTGGTGTTCGGGGGCTTCGCCGCACCGGAGTTGGCCATCCGGATCGACGACGCCCGGCCGAAGGTCGTGGTGACCTCGCCCGGCGGCATCGAACCCACCCGCAAGGTGCCGTACTTCCCGATGGTCGCCAAGGCCCTGGGGCTCACGCGGCACGCCCCGGGTGCCGTGATCGTGGCCGGCCGTCCGGACCAGTTCCCGGACGAGACCTTCCCCGAGACGCCGGGCACCACCTGGACCGACTGGGATGAGGCCGTCGCCTCCTCGGAACCCGCCGCACCGGTCCCCGTCACGGCGACGGACCCGCTCTACATCCTGTACACCTCCGGGACCACGGGCCTGCCCAAGGGCGTGGTCCGGGACAACGGCGGTCACGCGGTCGCGCTGGCGTGGTCGATGTGGAACGTCTACGGGGTCCGCCCCGGTGAGGTCTGGTGGACGGCCTCGGATGTCGGCTGGGTGGTCGGCCACTCCTACATCGTCTACGGGCCCCTACTGGTGGGCGCCACGTCGATCATCTACGAGGGCAAACCTGTCGGCACCCCGGACGCCGGCGCGTTCTGGCGCGTGATCTCCGACCACCGGGCCGTGGCCCTGTTCACCGCCCCGACCGCCATCAGGGCGATCCGCAAGGTGGACCCGGAAGGCGGGGAGGTCGGGAAGTACGACCTGTCCTCCATGCGCACCCTGTTCTGCGCGGGCGAGCGCCTGGATCCGGACACCTACCGGTGGGCCACCGACACTCTGGGGACACCCGTGGTGGACAACTGGTGGCAGACCGAGACCGGGTGGCCGATCGCCTCGAATCTGCGCGGGCTCGACCCGATGCCGATCAAGGCCGGGTCCCCGACGGTGCCCGTGCCCGGTTACGACCTGCACGTCCTGGACTCCCAGGGCACCCCCCTGCCCGCCGGGGAGGAGGGGAACCTGGCGATCAGACTGCCGATGGCGCCGGGCACCCTGTCGGGCCTGTGGGACGACGACGAGAGGTTCGTCTCCTCCTACATGTCCGTGTTCGAGGGGTACTACTCGACCGGCGACGGCGGATACCTCGACGAGGACGGGTACGTCTACGTGATGGGACGAACCGACGACGTCATCAACGTCGCCGGGCACCGGCTGTCGACGGGCTCGATGGAGGCGGTGATCGCCACCCACCCCGCCGTGGCCGAGGCCGCGGTCATCGGTGTGAAGGACGAGCTCAAGGGTCAACGACCGGTCGGATACGTGGTCCTCAAATCCGGTCAGGTCCGGGACCCCGAGGAATTGCGGGCAGAGCTGGTGGCGATGGTCCGCGAGGAGATCGGCGCGGTGGCGACCTTCCGCGACTGCACGGTCGTTCAGGGTCTGCCCAAGACCCGCTCGGGCAAGATTCTGCGCAAGACGATGCGGCAGATCGCGGACGGGCAGGAGAACGTGACGGTCCCGTCGACGATCGAGGACCCGGGAGTGCTCGACGACCTGGCGCCCCTCCTGCGGCAACAGGAGTAG
- a CDS encoding citrate synthase → MTAGSNGSDRKATLSYPGGELELDVVDASIGSDAVQLGPLLAKTGMTTLDVGFVNTSACTSSITFIDGNEGILRHRGYPIDQLADNASFLEVSYLLIYGEDPTEAQLAEFTEKVLGETALPGQMMPLLQAFPRDTHPMPVFSAGVSLFGTHGDDLDIDDPKAVDLATARLLGRGPTLAAAIERIRSGHDALDPDPSLGYVRNFLRMTFGPDYEVTDEVADALDMLLVLHADHEQNCSTSTVRMVGSSEAPLYASITGGINALYGPLHGGANQAVLEMLERIESEGGDATDYMDRVKNKVDGVKLMGFGHRVYKSYDPRAQIAKKHAHALLSQSNDPLLEIALKLEETALADDYFVERKLYPNVDFYTGLIYRAMGFPTEMFTVLFALGRMPGWIAHWREMREDPSTKINRPRQVYTGPAERSFTPISQR, encoded by the coding sequence GTGACCGCAGGCTCGAACGGTTCGGACCGCAAGGCAACACTGTCCTACCCCGGCGGTGAACTCGAACTAGACGTTGTCGACGCCAGCATCGGTAGTGACGCGGTGCAGCTCGGGCCGCTGTTGGCCAAGACGGGGATGACCACCCTCGACGTGGGGTTCGTCAACACCTCCGCGTGCACCTCCTCGATCACCTTCATCGACGGCAACGAGGGCATCCTCCGCCACCGCGGGTACCCGATCGACCAGCTCGCCGACAACGCGTCGTTCCTCGAGGTCTCCTACCTGCTCATCTACGGTGAGGACCCCACGGAGGCCCAGCTCGCCGAGTTCACCGAGAAGGTCCTCGGTGAGACCGCGCTGCCCGGCCAGATGATGCCGCTGCTGCAGGCCTTCCCGCGGGACACCCACCCGATGCCCGTCTTCTCCGCCGGCGTGAGCCTGTTCGGCACCCACGGGGACGACCTGGACATCGACGACCCCAAGGCCGTGGACCTGGCCACCGCCCGACTGCTGGGTCGCGGCCCGACGCTCGCCGCGGCCATCGAGCGCATCCGCTCCGGCCACGACGCCCTCGACCCGGATCCCTCGCTCGGGTACGTCCGCAACTTCCTCCGCATGACGTTCGGGCCGGATTATGAGGTCACCGACGAGGTCGCCGACGCCCTCGACATGCTGCTGGTGCTCCACGCCGACCACGAGCAGAACTGCTCCACCTCGACCGTCCGCATGGTCGGTTCCTCGGAGGCGCCGCTGTACGCGTCCATCACCGGCGGGATCAACGCCCTGTACGGGCCGCTGCACGGCGGTGCCAACCAGGCCGTGTTGGAGATGCTCGAGCGCATCGAGTCGGAGGGCGGAGACGCCACCGATTACATGGACCGCGTCAAGAACAAGGTCGACGGCGTCAAGCTCATGGGCTTCGGTCACCGTGTCTACAAGAGCTACGACCCGCGCGCCCAGATCGCCAAGAAGCACGCGCACGCGCTGCTGTCGCAGAGCAACGACCCGCTCCTCGAGATCGCGCTCAAGCTCGAGGAGACGGCGCTGGCCGACGACTACTTCGTCGAGCGCAAGCTCTACCCGAACGTGGACTTCTACACCGGTCTGATCTACCGCGCGATGGGCTTCCCCACGGAGATGTTCACGGTCCTGTTCGCGCTCGGCCGGATGCCCGGATGGATCGCACACTGGCGCGAGATGCGCGAGGATCCGTCCACCAAGATCAACCGCCCGCGCCAGGTCTACACCGGCCCGGCCGAGCGGAGTTTCACCCCGATCAGCCAGCGCTGA
- a CDS encoding carboxyl transferase domain-containing protein, whose protein sequence is MARTGAMQILDMVLDDSSFRSWDGAPLRSPQVDSVPGYEASLERAARASGVDESVITGEGTLLGRRVVFIACEFDFLAGSIGIAAAERIVSAIERATAERLPILASPTSGGTRMQEGTIAFLQMVKISAAVAGHKTAGLPYLVYLRHPTTGGVFASWGSLGHVSVAEPGALIGFLGPRVYEALYDAPFPEGVQVSENLARRGMIDGVLPPEGVRDLTARALRVLCEDPPSRDEPTPPHGPVPEPETDDAAAPDAWDAITRSRRGDRPGARAFLARVSPDRVPLSGTGQGEDSGSLLLSLARFRGQSAVVLAQDRDAENETSPLGPSALRSARRGMRIAAEVGVPLVLLIDTRGAALSREAEEGGLAGEIARSLADLVTLPTPTVSVILGQGTGGAALAMLPADRVLCARHGWLAPLPPEGASAILYHDTSRAPEVARSQGITSADLHEAGIVDVVVPERPDAADEPDAFCDRMADAVASALIEVRRRPPERRYAERMSRYRELGLRLE, encoded by the coding sequence ATGGCACGAACCGGAGCTATGCAGATCCTCGACATGGTCCTCGACGACAGCTCGTTCCGGTCCTGGGACGGCGCCCCGCTGCGGTCACCTCAGGTCGACTCGGTCCCGGGTTACGAGGCGTCCCTCGAGCGCGCGGCCCGAGCCTCCGGTGTGGACGAGTCCGTCATCACCGGTGAGGGGACCCTTCTGGGTCGGCGAGTCGTGTTCATCGCCTGCGAGTTCGACTTCCTGGCCGGGTCGATCGGCATCGCGGCGGCCGAACGGATCGTGTCGGCGATCGAGCGCGCCACCGCCGAGCGCCTGCCGATCCTGGCCTCTCCGACGTCGGGCGGGACCCGCATGCAGGAGGGCACGATCGCCTTCCTCCAGATGGTCAAGATCTCCGCCGCCGTGGCCGGACACAAGACGGCCGGACTGCCCTACCTGGTGTACCTGCGCCACCCGACCACCGGTGGCGTGTTCGCCTCGTGGGGGTCGTTGGGCCACGTGTCCGTCGCCGAACCCGGCGCCCTGATCGGGTTCCTGGGGCCCCGGGTCTACGAGGCCCTCTACGACGCCCCCTTCCCCGAGGGCGTCCAGGTCTCGGAGAACCTCGCCCGCCGCGGGATGATCGACGGGGTGCTCCCTCCCGAGGGGGTCCGGGATCTCACCGCACGGGCACTGCGTGTGCTCTGCGAGGACCCGCCCTCCCGGGACGAGCCGACGCCGCCGCACGGCCCCGTCCCCGAGCCGGAGACCGACGACGCCGCGGCACCGGACGCGTGGGACGCCATCACCCGGTCCCGCCGCGGCGACCGCCCGGGGGCGCGCGCGTTCCTCGCCCGGGTCTCCCCGGACCGGGTGCCCCTGTCCGGTACCGGGCAGGGCGAGGACAGCGGCTCGCTCCTGCTCTCCCTGGCACGGTTCCGTGGCCAGTCCGCCGTGGTACTGGCCCAGGACCGTGACGCGGAGAACGAGACGAGCCCGCTCGGCCCGTCCGCTCTGCGGTCGGCGCGACGCGGCATGCGGATCGCCGCCGAGGTCGGGGTCCCACTGGTCCTGTTGATCGACACCCGCGGTGCGGCGCTGTCCCGCGAGGCGGAGGAGGGGGGCCTGGCCGGTGAGATCGCGCGCAGCCTGGCCGATCTGGTCACCCTGCCCACCCCGACGGTCTCGGTGATCCTCGGTCAGGGCACGGGTGGCGCCGCGCTGGCGATGCTCCCGGCCGACCGGGTGCTGTGCGCCCGTCACGGGTGGCTCGCCCCGCTCCCTCCCGAGGGGGCGAGCGCGATCCTGTACCACGACACCTCCCGGGCACCCGAGGTGGCGCGGTCGCAGGGAATCACCTCGGCCGACCTCCACGAGGCGGGGATCGTGGACGTGGTGGTACCCGAGCGGCCGGACGCGGCGGACGAGCCGGACGCCTTCTGTGACCGCATGGCCGACGCCGTCGCCTCCGCGCTGATCGAGGTCCGGCGGCGTCCCCCCGAGCGGAGGTACGCGGAGCGGATGTCCCGCTATCGGGAGCTCGGCCTGCGACTAGAGTGA
- the sepH gene encoding septation protein SepH: MRKLRIIGVDADSSVVECEVPDSGEKLALPLDDRFRAAARGESVPPEDARRVPVTGTLRPREIQDRIRHGASPEDVAADAGVPMSRIEGFAVPVLLERANAADLARASHPVLPDGPALDTLADRVESALDHRGVDPDVVAWDAWRDRAGGWIVRTSWPAGLSDDASATWSFVLDSHGGSTRALDDEAQRILDPSRTTALRTVSSPPPLPPGPPPIRAVPTPGRPARREPGPTPVERSEPPAETSPESAPPAAVGSVDDHFLQHPPAEPERRAARRHPTMPSWEDVLLGVRGKDD, encoded by the coding sequence ATGCGGAAGCTGAGGATCATCGGGGTGGACGCCGACTCGTCCGTGGTCGAGTGTGAGGTCCCGGACTCGGGCGAGAAGCTGGCCCTCCCCCTCGACGACCGGTTCCGCGCCGCCGCGAGGGGAGAGTCCGTGCCCCCGGAGGACGCCCGGCGCGTGCCCGTCACGGGCACGCTGCGCCCGCGCGAGATCCAGGATCGTATCCGGCACGGCGCCTCCCCCGAGGACGTCGCCGCCGACGCCGGGGTCCCGATGTCCCGGATCGAGGGCTTCGCCGTCCCCGTACTCCTCGAACGCGCGAACGCGGCCGACCTCGCCCGGGCGTCACATCCGGTGCTGCCGGACGGGCCGGCGCTCGACACTCTCGCCGACCGGGTCGAATCCGCCCTCGATCATCGTGGTGTCGACCCGGACGTCGTGGCCTGGGACGCCTGGCGCGACCGTGCAGGTGGGTGGATCGTGCGGACCTCCTGGCCCGCCGGCCTGTCCGACGACGCCTCGGCGACCTGGTCGTTCGTGCTCGACTCCCACGGTGGGTCGACCCGTGCGCTCGACGACGAGGCCCAGCGCATCCTCGACCCGTCCAGGACCACCGCCCTGCGTACCGTCTCGTCCCCTCCCCCGCTCCCGCCGGGCCCACCACCGATTCGCGCCGTGCCCACCCCCGGGAGACCCGCGCGGAGGGAACCGGGGCCCACCCCGGTGGAACGGTCGGAGCCCCCGGCCGAGACCTCGCCCGAGTCCGCACCGCCCGCCGCGGTGGGATCCGTCGACGACCACTTCCTGCAGCACCCGCCGGCCGAACCCGAGCGCCGCGCCGCCCGCCGACATCCCACCATGCCCTCGTGGGAGGACGTCCTGCTCGGTGTCCGCGGTAAGGACGACTGA
- a CDS encoding enoyl-CoA hydratase, with amino-acid sequence MIDTRRDGSVAVVTIDRHSTRNALDAEVCTALREAIDSAGAAAEGEDPVRAIVVTGAGTAFCAGADLSGGVYNLNFYDAHAAMLRAVESVPVPVIAAVNGPAVGAGVQLALAADLRVVAPGAVFAVPVVKVGLALDNWTIKRLANVVGGGHARSVLMAARPVGAEEAARIGLANEIGGLDTAMELAAEISRFAPLSLRHIKSVINDDDARLLPREEHTELQQRAWRSEDMAEARAAREEKRPPVFRGR; translated from the coding sequence ATGATCGACACACGCAGGGACGGTTCCGTCGCCGTCGTCACCATCGACCGGCACAGCACCCGCAACGCCCTCGACGCCGAGGTGTGTACGGCCCTGCGGGAGGCGATCGACTCCGCGGGCGCCGCGGCCGAGGGCGAGGACCCGGTTCGCGCGATCGTCGTGACCGGGGCGGGGACGGCCTTCTGCGCCGGCGCGGACCTGTCAGGTGGTGTCTACAACCTGAACTTCTACGACGCCCACGCGGCGATGCTCAGGGCCGTGGAGTCGGTGCCGGTCCCTGTGATCGCGGCCGTCAACGGGCCCGCCGTGGGCGCCGGGGTCCAACTCGCCCTGGCCGCGGACCTCCGCGTGGTGGCTCCCGGCGCGGTGTTCGCCGTCCCCGTCGTCAAGGTGGGCCTCGCACTGGACAACTGGACGATCAAGCGACTCGCCAACGTGGTCGGGGGAGGGCACGCCCGGTCGGTCCTCATGGCCGCTCGTCCCGTCGGGGCGGAGGAGGCGGCCCGGATCGGGTTGGCCAACGAGATCGGCGGCCTGGACACGGCGATGGAGCTGGCCGCCGAGATCTCGCGTTTCGCCCCGCTCAGCCTGCGGCACATCAAATCCGTGATCAATGACGACGACGCACGGCTCCTTCCCCGCGAGGAGCACACCGAGCTCCAGCAGCGGGCCTGGCGCAGCGAGGACATGGCGGAGGCGCGCGCCGCCCGCGAGGAGAAGAGGCCCCCCGTGTTCCGCGGGAGATGA
- a CDS encoding TrmH family RNA methyltransferase: MLVVDVSDPADPRLDDLRDLNHSDRRPDLPGGRGLVIAEGTYVVGRMLLSRFRPHVLLGTDARLQQLRREATAEGWDADERATGAVYLRTTKDVLSEVIGFRSSRDILAAADRPSPLEVGAVVDDARTLVVLEGVNDPENLGAIFRNCAALGVDGVLFGASTGDPLYRRVVRVSMGHVLRLPFAHLPGTPTTWQHSLGDLKARGFRTVALTPSADVPLSRAVDADKVAFVLGAEGPGLTEHAMRACDVRATIPMTDGTDSLNVATAAAVAFYERSRG, from the coding sequence GTGCTCGTCGTCGACGTCTCCGATCCCGCCGATCCCCGGTTGGACGATCTCCGCGACCTCAACCACTCCGACCGTCGCCCCGACCTCCCGGGAGGTCGGGGCCTGGTGATCGCGGAGGGCACCTACGTGGTGGGTCGGATGCTCCTGTCGCGGTTCCGGCCGCACGTCCTGCTGGGAACCGACGCGCGACTGCAGCAGCTGCGGCGTGAGGCGACCGCCGAGGGCTGGGACGCCGACGAGCGGGCCACCGGCGCCGTGTACCTGCGCACCACCAAGGACGTGCTCAGTGAGGTGATCGGGTTCCGGTCCAGCCGCGACATCCTCGCCGCAGCCGACCGACCGTCCCCGCTCGAGGTCGGCGCCGTCGTGGACGACGCCCGGACCCTCGTGGTGCTCGAGGGCGTCAACGACCCCGAGAACCTGGGCGCGATCTTCCGCAACTGCGCGGCACTCGGTGTCGACGGGGTGCTCTTCGGCGCCTCCACCGGGGACCCGCTCTACCGGCGGGTGGTGCGCGTGTCCATGGGACATGTACTGCGGCTGCCGTTCGCGCATCTGCCGGGGACGCCGACCACCTGGCAACACTCCCTCGGGGATCTCAAGGCGAGGGGTTTCCGCACCGTGGCCCTGACCCCCTCGGCAGATGTGCCCCTGTCGCGGGCCGTGGACGCCGACAAGGTGGCCTTCGTCCTGGGCGCGGAGGGGCCCGGTCTCACCGAGCACGCCATGCGGGCGTGCGACGTCCGGGCGACGATCCCCATGACGGACGGGACGGACTCGCTCAACGTGGCCACGGCAGCGGCGGTGGCGTTCTACGAGCGGTCGCGGGGCTGA
- a CDS encoding FKBP-type peptidyl-prolyl cis-trans isomerase, producing the protein MDKPEIDRPTGPAPTDLVSEDLTVGDGAEAVAGGKVTVHYVGVDYETGEQFDSSWDRGESITFPLNGLIQGWQEGIPGMKVGGRRQLVIPPDKAYGTSAALHPLGGKTLVFVIDLLEA; encoded by the coding sequence ATGGACAAGCCCGAGATCGACAGGCCGACCGGCCCCGCGCCCACTGACCTCGTCAGCGAGGACCTCACTGTGGGGGACGGCGCCGAGGCGGTGGCCGGTGGCAAGGTCACGGTCCACTACGTCGGTGTCGACTACGAGACCGGCGAGCAGTTCGACTCCTCGTGGGACCGTGGCGAGTCCATCACCTTTCCGCTCAACGGCCTCATCCAGGGCTGGCAGGAGGGGATCCCGGGAATGAAGGTCGGCGGTCGTCGCCAGCTGGTCATCCCGCCGGACAAGGCCTACGGCACCTCCGCGGCCCTGCACCCGCTCGGCGGGAAGACCCTGGTCTTCGTGATCGACCTGCTCGAGGCCTGA
- the serC gene encoding phosphoserine transaminase, translated as MSDQLPTIPADLKPADGRFGCGPSKVRPEQIAAVSAAATSVMGTSHRQAPVKDVVGRVREGLSSLFSLPEGYEVVLGNGGTTAFWDAAAFGLVREKSLHLTYGEFSSKFAKVTGGAPFLADPIVISADPGSAPEPTSDPSVDLIGWAHNETSTGVMVPVTRPAGSENALVAIDATSGAGGLPVDISDTDVYYFAPQKCFASDGGIWVSIMSPAALDRVAEIAATDRWCPDFLSLPTAVDNSSKNQTYNTPAVATLLMFADQIEWMNAEGGLDWCVARTGDSSSRLYDWAEASEYATPFVAEPAHRSLVVGTIDLDESIDAAKVAKTLRANGILDTEPYRKLGRNQLRIGMFPAIDPEDVSQLTRCIDHVVGQLG; from the coding sequence ATGAGCGATCAGCTGCCCACCATCCCCGCCGACCTCAAGCCCGCCGACGGCCGCTTCGGCTGCGGCCCGTCCAAGGTCCGCCCCGAGCAGATCGCGGCCGTCTCCGCCGCCGCCACCTCCGTGATGGGCACCAGCCACCGCCAGGCGCCGGTCAAGGACGTCGTAGGCCGGGTCCGCGAAGGCCTGTCCTCGCTGTTCTCCCTCCCCGAGGGCTACGAGGTCGTGTTGGGCAACGGCGGTACCACCGCGTTCTGGGACGCCGCCGCGTTCGGCCTGGTGCGAGAGAAGTCCCTCCACCTGACCTATGGCGAGTTCTCCTCCAAGTTCGCCAAGGTCACCGGCGGCGCGCCGTTCCTGGCCGACCCGATCGTCATCTCCGCCGACCCGGGTTCGGCCCCCGAGCCCACCTCCGACCCGTCGGTCGACCTCATCGGCTGGGCGCACAACGAGACCTCGACCGGCGTCATGGTCCCCGTGACCCGCCCGGCGGGCTCGGAGAACGCACTCGTGGCGATCGACGCCACCTCCGGTGCCGGCGGCCTGCCCGTCGACATCTCCGACACCGACGTCTACTACTTCGCGCCCCAGAAGTGCTTCGCCTCCGACGGCGGCATCTGGGTCTCGATCATGAGCCCCGCAGCCCTGGACCGGGTCGCCGAGATCGCGGCGACGGACCGCTGGTGCCCGGACTTCCTGTCGCTGCCCACCGCGGTGGACAACTCCTCCAAGAACCAGACCTACAACACCCCGGCCGTGGCCACGCTGCTGATGTTCGCCGACCAGATCGAGTGGATGAACGCCGAGGGCGGCCTGGACTGGTGCGTCGCCCGGACCGGGGACTCGTCCTCCCGGCTCTACGACTGGGCCGAGGCCAGCGAGTACGCCACGCCGTTCGTCGCCGAGCCCGCCCACCGCTCGCTGGTCGTCGGCACCATCGACCTCGACGAGAGCATCGACGCGGCGAAGGTGGCCAAGACACTGCGGGCCAACGGCATCCTCGACACGGAGCCGTACCGCAAGCTCGGTCGTAACCAGCTGCGCATCGGCATGTTCCCGGCGATCGACCCCGAGGATGTCTCGCAGCTGACCCGCTGCATCGACCACGTGGTGGGCCAGCTCGGCTGA
- a CDS encoding DUF6928 family protein, which translates to MGHHVATFWYLGTDDPSAPIRSGHPSDPGFARRLLSRLYPTVTVASLGMFPLNRSASTGPGEIYVGSFPGLTVLQVQLESPVLPSATDDTWLRLVEAPTVLLFSHDPDTGVSGFARWESGRLVRSFAGADDRIVEDEGMPLPFERPYWAGEFPLDGADAISLALPFSPSSLLHAAHRDWLGFDLSPGGLDVPVHGFATDGRREVRQRTAPTGAAVHVVGSPGRAELHAANQRDAGTGNKGGGRGGSPSSPYVDDDYERATLVPAVARAASPVSGAVRRVADVVGDTVRRAGEAIKGRLSNRR; encoded by the coding sequence ATGGGCCACCACGTCGCGACCTTCTGGTATCTGGGCACCGACGACCCTTCCGCACCCATCAGGTCCGGCCACCCCTCGGACCCCGGGTTCGCCCGGCGTCTTCTCTCCCGGCTCTACCCGACCGTCACCGTCGCCTCGTTGGGGATGTTCCCCCTCAACCGTTCGGCCTCGACCGGTCCCGGGGAGATCTACGTGGGGTCCTTCCCCGGGCTGACCGTCCTCCAGGTCCAGCTCGAGTCGCCCGTGCTTCCGTCCGCGACCGACGACACGTGGCTGCGTCTCGTCGAGGCCCCCACGGTCCTGCTGTTCTCGCACGACCCCGACACCGGGGTCAGCGGGTTCGCCCGTTGGGAATCGGGGAGACTCGTCCGCTCGTTCGCCGGGGCCGACGACCGGATCGTCGAGGACGAGGGCATGCCCCTGCCGTTCGAACGGCCCTACTGGGCGGGCGAGTTCCCGCTCGACGGGGCCGACGCCATCTCGCTCGCGCTCCCCTTCTCGCCGTCGTCGTTACTCCACGCCGCACACCGCGACTGGCTGGGTTTCGATCTCTCCCCGGGCGGGCTGGACGTCCCCGTGCACGGCTTCGCCACCGACGGCCGCCGGGAGGTCCGCCAGCGCACCGCGCCCACGGGCGCCGCGGTCCACGTGGTGGGCTCTCCCGGTCGCGCCGAACTCCACGCCGCCAACCAACGCGACGCCGGCACCGGGAACAAGGGCGGGGGCAGGGGCGGGAGCCCGTCCTCCCCCTATGTCGACGACGACTACGAGCGGGCGACGCTCGTCCCCGCGGTGGCGCGGGCCGCCTCACCCGTCTCCGGAGCCGTACGCAGGGTCGCCGACGTCGTGGGCGACACCGTACGACGCGCCGGCGAAGCCATAAAGGGCCGTCTCTCGAACCGGCGGTGA